A part of Carettochelys insculpta isolate YL-2023 chromosome 1, ASM3395843v1, whole genome shotgun sequence genomic DNA contains:
- the ASCL1 gene encoding achaete-scute homolog 1: protein MASASPAQMACGASQPPPFLPPACFFAAAPGCSPPARAPSPSPSPAGGGQAPKPAKRPRSSSPELMRCKRRLNFSGFGYSLPQQQPAAVARRNERERNRVKLVNLGFATLREHVPNGAANKKMSKVETLRSAVEYIRALQQLLDEHDAVSAAFQAGVLSPAISAGYSPDLSSMAGSPVSSYSSDEGSYDPLSPEEQELLDFTSWF from the coding sequence ATGGCCAGCGCCAGCCCTGCCCAGATGGCCTGCGGcgccagccagccgccgcccttCCTGCCGCCCGCCTGCTTCTTCGCCGCCGCCCCGGGCtgcagcccgcccgcccgcgcgccctcgccctcgccctcgccAGCCGGCGGCGGCCAGGCGCCCAAGCCCGCCAAGCGGCCGCGCTCCTCCTCGCCCGAGCTGATGCGCTGCAAGCGGCGCCTCAACTTCAGCGGCTTCGGCTacagcctgccccagcagcagccggcGGCCGTGGCGCGCCGCAACGAGCGCGAGCGCAACCGCGTCAAGCTGGTCAACCTGGGCTTCGCCACCCTGCGCGAGCACGTCCCCAACGGGGCGGCCAACAAGAAGATGAGCAAGGTGGAGACGCTGCGCTCCGCCGTCGAGTACATCCgcgcgctgcagcagctgctggacgaGCACGACGCGGTGAGCGCCGCCTTCCAGGCCGGCGTCCTCTCCCCCGCCATCTCCGCCGGCTACTCCCCCGACCTCAGCTCCATGGCCGGCTCCCCGGTCTCCTCCTACTCCTCCGACGAGGGCTCCTACGACCCGCTCAGCCCGGAGGAGCAGGAGCTCCTGGACTTCACCAGCTGGTtctga